The following proteins come from a genomic window of Populus nigra chromosome 6, ddPopNigr1.1, whole genome shotgun sequence:
- the LOC133695625 gene encoding uncharacterized protein LOC133695625, which produces MGDKKKKTFMFIRLVSAAGTGFFYVKRKSAKKALEKLEFRKYDPRVNRHVLFTEAKMK; this is translated from the coding sequence ATGGgtgacaaaaagaagaagactttCATGTTCATCCGCCTTGTTTCTGCTGCTGGAACTGGATTCTTCTATGTCAAGAGGAAGAGTGCCAAGAAAGCCTTGGAGAAGCTCGAGTTTCGCAAATACGACCCTCGAGTAAATCGCCATGTTCTTTTTACAGAGGCAAAAATGAAATGA
- the LOC133698028 gene encoding serine/arginine-rich SC35-like splicing factor SCL28 isoform X1: protein MPRHRSRSRSYSPGRRSRTPPRGRKRYDDEDRHRDTRSYRDRRSPAPSGLLIRNLPLDARPEDLRGPFEKFGPLKDIYLPKNYYTGEPRGFGFVKYRYGEDAAEAKKRMDHKIIGGREIRIVFAEENRKTPQEMRRTPRTSDRHGGSHGGRTPPRSPRHRYRSYSRSPSPARHDSRDRGVKEDYCSPRRSRSISRSHSPRDERDFQVDQRSLSPSEKGRNPKERNRASRGSRTLRANSRSPLRSHSQSYGSR, encoded by the exons ATGCCAAGGCACAGAAGCCGGAGCAGAAGCTACAGTCCTGGTCGCCGTAGCCGAACCCCTCCTCGGGGCCGTAAGCGATACGATGACGAAGATCGCCACCGTGACACCCGTTCTTACCGTGACCGTCGCTCTCCTGCTCCATCTGGCTTGCTCATTCGCAATCTCCCTCTCGACGCCAG GCCTGAAGATCTTAGGGGGCCATTTGAGAAATTTGGTCCTTTGAAAGATATTTATCTGCCCAAGAATTACTACACTGG GGAACCACGAGGGTTTGGATTTGTGAAGTATCGTTACGGTGAAGATGCAGCTGAAGCAAAAAAACGGATGGACCATAAAATCATTGGTGGACGTGAGATCAGAATTGTCTTTGCTGAGGAGAACAGAAAAACACCTCAAGAAATGCGCAGAACTCCTCGTACAAG tgATCGACATGGAGGCAGCCATGGAGGGAGAACACCACCAAGGTCCCCAAGACATCGATACCGTT CCTACTCACGCTCACCTTCACCTGCCAGGCATGATTCGAG GGATCGCGGTGTGAAGGAGGATTATTGCTCTCCACGGAGATCAAGATCCATTTCACGCTCGCATTCTCCACGAGATGAGAGGGACTTCCAGGTAGACCAGCGGTCGCTAAGTCCATCGGAGAAGGGCCGAAACCCCAAGGAAAGGAACCGTGCATCTCGTGGGTCAAGGACTCTGAGGGCCAATAGCCGTAGTCCATTAAGGTCGCATTCACAATCCTATGG GTCTCGCTAA
- the LOC133695624 gene encoding NADH dehydrogenase [ubiquinone] 1 alpha subcomplex subunit 8-B, whose translation MAASAVDATGNPIPTSAVLTASSKHITTRCFPENVEFLKCKKKDPNPEKCLDKGQQVTRCVLGLLKDLHQKCTNEMDAYVGCMYYYTNEFDLCRKEQQAFEKACPLE comes from the exons ATGGCAGCGAGTGCTGTGGATGCGACGGGGAACCCGATCCCGACATCAGCGGTGTTAACGGCTTCATCGAAGCATATAACGACAAGATGCTTTCCGGAGAACGTGGAATTTCTTAAGTGCAAGAAGAAGGATCCAAACCCGGAGAAATGCCTCGATAAAGGCCAGCAAGTCACTCGCTGTGTCCTTGGATT GTTGAAAGATCTTCACCAGAAGTGCACAAACGAGATGGATGCTTACGTTGGTTGCATGTATTACTATACAAATGAATTTGATTTGTGTCGCAAAGAGCAACAAGCATTTGAGAAAGCTTGCCCTTTGGAATGA
- the LOC133698028 gene encoding serine/arginine-rich SC35-like splicing factor SCL28 isoform X2, producing MPRHRSRSRSYSPGRRSRTPPRGRKRYDDEDRHRDTRSYRDRRSPAPSGLLIRNLPLDAREPRGFGFVKYRYGEDAAEAKKRMDHKIIGGREIRIVFAEENRKTPQEMRRTPRTSDRHGGSHGGRTPPRSPRHRYRSYSRSPSPARHDSRDRGVKEDYCSPRRSRSISRSHSPRDERDFQVDQRSLSPSEKGRNPKERNRASRGSRTLRANSRSPLRSHSQSYGSR from the exons ATGCCAAGGCACAGAAGCCGGAGCAGAAGCTACAGTCCTGGTCGCCGTAGCCGAACCCCTCCTCGGGGCCGTAAGCGATACGATGACGAAGATCGCCACCGTGACACCCGTTCTTACCGTGACCGTCGCTCTCCTGCTCCATCTGGCTTGCTCATTCGCAATCTCCCTCTCGACGCCAG GGAACCACGAGGGTTTGGATTTGTGAAGTATCGTTACGGTGAAGATGCAGCTGAAGCAAAAAAACGGATGGACCATAAAATCATTGGTGGACGTGAGATCAGAATTGTCTTTGCTGAGGAGAACAGAAAAACACCTCAAGAAATGCGCAGAACTCCTCGTACAAG tgATCGACATGGAGGCAGCCATGGAGGGAGAACACCACCAAGGTCCCCAAGACATCGATACCGTT CCTACTCACGCTCACCTTCACCTGCCAGGCATGATTCGAG GGATCGCGGTGTGAAGGAGGATTATTGCTCTCCACGGAGATCAAGATCCATTTCACGCTCGCATTCTCCACGAGATGAGAGGGACTTCCAGGTAGACCAGCGGTCGCTAAGTCCATCGGAGAAGGGCCGAAACCCCAAGGAAAGGAACCGTGCATCTCGTGGGTCAAGGACTCTGAGGGCCAATAGCCGTAGTCCATTAAGGTCGCATTCACAATCCTATGG GTCTCGCTAA